Proteins encoded within one genomic window of Pectobacterium araliae:
- the ruvA gene encoding Holliday junction branch migration protein RuvA has product MIGRLRGIILEKQPPQVLIEANGVGYEVHMPMTCFYELPELNQEAIIFTQFVVREDAQLLFGFNDKQERALFRELIKVNGVGPKLALAILSGMSATQFVSAVEREEIGALVKLPGVGKKTAERLVVEMKDRFKGLSGDLFNPVSEIPLASPASADSRVGEPEAEAAAALVALGYKPQEASRMISKIARPDADCETLIRDALRAAL; this is encoded by the coding sequence GTGATAGGTCGTCTCAGAGGCATTATTCTGGAAAAACAGCCGCCGCAGGTGCTGATAGAAGCTAACGGCGTGGGTTACGAAGTCCATATGCCGATGACGTGCTTTTACGAACTCCCTGAACTTAATCAGGAAGCGATTATCTTTACCCAGTTTGTTGTCCGCGAAGATGCACAACTGCTGTTCGGTTTTAATGATAAGCAGGAGAGGGCACTGTTCCGCGAACTGATTAAAGTGAACGGCGTTGGGCCGAAGCTGGCGCTGGCCATTCTTTCCGGCATGTCCGCGACACAATTTGTCAGCGCGGTTGAGCGTGAAGAGATCGGTGCGTTGGTTAAACTCCCAGGCGTTGGTAAGAAAACGGCAGAAAGGCTGGTGGTGGAAATGAAAGATCGCTTCAAGGGCTTGAGCGGCGATCTGTTTAATCCGGTCAGTGAGATTCCGCTGGCGTCGCCTGCTAGCGCAGACAGCCGTGTTGGCGAACCAGAAGCAGAAGCTGCTGCGGCACTGGTGGCGCTGGGCTATAAACCACAGGAAGCTAGCCGCATGATTTCCAAGATCGCGCGTCCTGATGCTGACTGTGAAACCCTGATTAGGGATGCACTGCGCGCAGCGCTGTGA
- the ruvB gene encoding Holliday junction branch migration DNA helicase RuvB, with product MIEADRLISADAIPEEEFLDRAMRPKLLKEYVGQPQVREQMEIFIQAARKRGDALDHLLIFGPPGLGKTTLANIVANEMGVNMRTTSGPVLEKAGDLAALLTNLEPHDVLFIDEIHRLSPVVEEVLYPAMEDYQLDIMIGEGPAARSIKLDLPPFTLIGATTRAGSLTSPLRDRFGIVQRLEFYNVADLQYIVGRSAQCLGLDLTPEGSLEVARRARGTPRIANRLLRRVRDFSEVKSEGAITGDVATQALDMLAVDTEGFDYMDRKLLLAIIDKFMGGPVGLDNLAAAIGEERETIEDVLEPFLIQQGFIQRTPRGRMATQHAYRHFGLTREE from the coding sequence ATGATAGAAGCCGATCGTTTAATTTCCGCTGACGCTATTCCCGAAGAAGAATTTCTCGACCGAGCGATGCGCCCTAAGCTGCTGAAAGAATATGTGGGCCAGCCGCAGGTGCGTGAGCAGATGGAAATTTTCATTCAAGCCGCCCGCAAACGTGGGGATGCGCTGGATCATCTGCTAATTTTTGGTCCTCCCGGCTTGGGTAAAACGACGTTGGCGAATATTGTCGCCAATGAGATGGGTGTGAATATGCGCACGACGTCGGGGCCGGTGCTCGAAAAAGCGGGCGACCTTGCTGCGCTGTTGACCAATCTCGAACCGCATGATGTCTTGTTCATTGATGAAATTCACCGTCTGTCGCCCGTTGTGGAAGAAGTGCTGTATCCGGCAATGGAAGATTATCAGCTGGATATCATGATCGGCGAAGGGCCCGCCGCCCGTTCGATCAAACTCGATTTACCGCCTTTTACGCTGATTGGCGCAACGACGCGTGCGGGGTCGCTAACCTCGCCGCTGCGCGATCGTTTTGGCATTGTGCAGCGTCTGGAGTTTTATAATGTGGCGGATTTACAGTATATCGTTGGCCGCAGCGCACAGTGTCTGGGGCTGGATCTGACGCCGGAGGGTTCCCTTGAAGTGGCCCGTCGTGCTCGTGGTACACCGCGTATTGCTAACCGACTATTGCGCCGGGTACGCGATTTTTCCGAAGTTAAGTCGGAAGGGGCGATTACCGGAGATGTAGCGACGCAGGCGTTGGATATGCTGGCGGTGGATACCGAAGGCTTTGACTACATGGATCGTAAGCTACTGTTGGCGATCATCGATAAATTCATGGGCGGCCCCGTCGGGCTGGATAATTTAGCCGCAGCGATTGGCGAAGAGCGCGAAACTATCGAAGATGTATTGGAACCGTTTCTGATTCAACAAGGGTTTATTCAGCGCACGCCGCGTGGTCGAATGGCGACGCAGCACGCCTATCGGCATTTTGGCTTAACGCGTGAAGAATAG
- a CDS encoding carbohydrate porin — protein MKHCKKLPVTLAVLAALCSGSAFAQETITQEQLDRIVAQAVEKALAERQAKLDAIASKQVDPLTTPDAPKTPDMAIPYGINFTGYARYGAQFQSGDQKYVAVDGSYNGASALGRLGNEGNGGEFQLSKAFKSNNGAIWDVVVMIDHWGDEVNLKKAYAGVTNLFASQPNAYLWAGRDFHQRPQQGINDYFWMNHDGQGAGIKNFELGGIQFDMAAVGAVESCNPEVMDDNANPSRISCTGSSGTGDKGNYALTSKVHGIKLGPLDLALYANYGFDSKAVDNDARLKAWQGGAVLSHTGKNSLNQFITRYSDNADNSVYNKTDNLKTFYASFEGKYKFTPQTQVDYLLAYHDYSNDFASQDDRRNYNAIVRPMYFWNDVHSTWLEAGYQHVDYGQGGDNKGWKLTLSQNVSIAMGPEFRPMLRFYVTGGEVDNKHTARTTTGVNTQLDSFNVGAMWEAWF, from the coding sequence ATGAAACATTGCAAAAAACTGCCCGTTACGCTGGCGGTGCTGGCTGCCCTTTGCTCCGGTTCCGCATTCGCACAAGAAACGATTACTCAAGAGCAATTAGATCGTATCGTTGCTCAGGCCGTAGAAAAAGCGCTGGCGGAACGTCAGGCCAAATTAGACGCGATTGCCAGTAAACAGGTCGATCCACTGACAACGCCCGATGCCCCCAAAACGCCTGACATGGCGATACCTTATGGCATCAACTTTACTGGCTATGCGCGTTACGGTGCGCAATTCCAGAGCGGTGACCAGAAATATGTGGCAGTTGACGGCTCCTATAACGGTGCCTCCGCACTGGGCCGTCTGGGCAACGAAGGCAATGGCGGTGAATTCCAGCTTTCCAAGGCTTTCAAAAGTAACAACGGCGCAATCTGGGATGTCGTCGTAATGATCGACCACTGGGGTGACGAAGTTAACCTGAAAAAAGCCTATGCAGGCGTTACCAACCTTTTTGCTTCCCAGCCAAATGCCTATCTCTGGGCCGGACGTGATTTCCACCAGCGCCCACAGCAAGGCATCAACGACTACTTCTGGATGAACCATGACGGTCAAGGCGCGGGGATAAAGAATTTTGAACTCGGCGGTATTCAATTCGATATGGCGGCCGTCGGTGCCGTGGAATCCTGTAATCCTGAGGTGATGGATGATAATGCGAACCCCTCGCGCATCAGTTGTACCGGTAGCTCCGGCACGGGAGACAAAGGCAATTACGCGCTGACCTCCAAAGTACACGGCATCAAGCTGGGGCCGTTGGATCTTGCGCTGTACGCGAACTACGGTTTTGACTCGAAAGCGGTGGATAACGATGCACGACTGAAAGCCTGGCAAGGCGGCGCGGTCCTGAGCCACACGGGGAAAAATAGCCTCAATCAGTTTATCACTCGCTACTCGGACAATGCGGATAACAGCGTTTACAACAAAACGGACAACCTGAAAACCTTCTATGCCAGCTTTGAAGGTAAATACAAATTCACGCCGCAAACGCAGGTTGACTATCTGCTGGCCTACCACGACTACTCGAACGATTTTGCGAGTCAGGACGACCGTCGTAACTACAATGCCATCGTTCGCCCAATGTATTTCTGGAATGATGTGCATTCCACCTGGCTTGAAGCAGGCTACCAACACGTAGATTACGGTCAGGGTGGTGATAACAAAGGGTGGAAGCTGACGCTTTCCCAGAATGTCTCGATCGCCATGGGGCCAGAGTTCAGACCGATGCTGCGTTTCTATGTGACTGGCGGAGAAGTGGATAACAAACACACCGCGCGGACAACGACCGGCGTCAATACACAGCTTGATTCGTTCAACGTTGGGGCAATGTGGGAAGCCTGGTTCTAA
- a CDS encoding PTS lactose/cellobiose transporter subunit IIA, with translation MITLEDAVMEIIVNAGQSRSLCFEALQAARKGNIDEAKNLLKEADGYARKAHHMQTQLIEQDAGEARQPMTLIMVHAQDHLMTSLLARELSEEIIHLYQRQ, from the coding sequence ATGATTACATTAGAAGATGCAGTAATGGAAATTATCGTCAATGCGGGACAGTCGCGCAGTCTGTGTTTTGAAGCGCTACAGGCTGCGCGTAAAGGTAACATTGATGAAGCTAAAAATCTGTTGAAGGAAGCCGATGGCTACGCGCGTAAAGCCCACCATATGCAGACCCAACTGATCGAACAGGATGCGGGGGAAGCCAGACAGCCGATGACATTAATTATGGTTCATGCTCAAGACCATTTAATGACATCGCTACTTGCTCGTGAATTATCAGAAGAGATTATTCACCTTTATCAACGGCAATAG
- a CDS encoding PTS sugar transporter subunit IIC, protein MSSLYQSMIATIEQSITPLAGRLGQQKYVIAIRDGFTAALPFMIIGSFMLVFIYPPFSADTTVGFARTWLDFSITYREQLMLPFELSMGVMTFFISVGVGASLGRQLQLDSVMSGLLALMAFLLVAAPYADDKISIEYLSGQGIFTALLTSIYATRVYAALKQHNITVRLPKEVPTGVARSFEILIPVLVIVATLHPLNLFVEAQTGMIIPEAIMHLLAPLVSASDSLPAILLSVLLCQLFWFSGIHGSLIVTGIMNPFWMTNLAVNQAALAAGEVLPHIYLQGFWDHYLLIGGVGSTLPLAFLLLRSKVTHLRTIGRMGVVPSFFNINEPIMFGAPIIMNPMLFLPFVFVPMVNAVLAYTATKMGWLVQVVSLTPWTTPAPIGASWAANWSFSPLIMCLMCMVFSALMYLPFLRAYERTLMKTEEQKIQGDISLTKTVSSN, encoded by the coding sequence ATGAGTTCCTTATATCAATCAATGATTGCCACTATCGAACAATCGATTACCCCGCTGGCCGGGCGTTTGGGGCAACAAAAGTATGTGATCGCTATCCGCGATGGCTTTACCGCCGCACTCCCCTTTATGATCATCGGATCGTTCATGTTGGTGTTTATTTATCCCCCGTTCTCCGCCGATACCACCGTCGGGTTTGCGCGTACCTGGTTGGACTTTTCTATCACCTATCGCGAACAACTGATGCTGCCTTTCGAGTTAAGCATGGGCGTGATGACATTTTTCATCTCCGTAGGCGTGGGGGCCAGTCTGGGACGACAGCTTCAGCTCGATTCCGTGATGTCTGGCCTGTTGGCATTGATGGCTTTCCTGCTCGTTGCCGCCCCTTACGCCGATGACAAAATTTCTATCGAGTATTTGTCAGGGCAAGGCATTTTTACCGCCTTACTCACATCGATCTACGCCACTCGCGTTTATGCCGCGCTGAAACAGCACAACATTACGGTTCGCCTGCCGAAAGAGGTGCCAACGGGAGTCGCCCGCTCATTTGAAATTCTTATTCCCGTGTTGGTGATTGTTGCCACACTGCATCCGCTCAATCTCTTCGTTGAGGCGCAAACAGGCATGATCATTCCCGAAGCGATTATGCATCTTTTGGCACCGCTGGTCTCCGCCTCAGACTCGCTGCCCGCGATTCTGCTGTCCGTGCTGCTGTGCCAGCTTTTCTGGTTTTCGGGTATCCACGGCTCGCTGATTGTCACGGGCATCATGAATCCATTCTGGATGACTAACCTGGCCGTCAATCAGGCCGCACTGGCGGCCGGTGAAGTCTTGCCACATATCTATTTACAAGGCTTTTGGGATCATTATCTGTTGATTGGCGGCGTCGGCTCGACGCTACCTCTGGCATTTCTGCTGTTACGCAGCAAGGTCACGCACTTGCGGACCATCGGCAGAATGGGCGTCGTACCCAGCTTCTTTAACATCAACGAGCCGATCATGTTTGGTGCCCCCATCATTATGAACCCGATGCTGTTCCTCCCTTTTGTCTTCGTACCGATGGTTAACGCCGTGCTGGCTTACACCGCAACCAAGATGGGATGGCTGGTGCAGGTGGTGTCGTTAACGCCATGGACAACACCAGCACCGATTGGTGCATCGTGGGCGGCAAACTGGAGTTTCAGCCCGCTGATCATGTGCCTGATGTGCATGGTGTTTTCCGCGCTGATGTATTTGCCGTTCCTGCGAGCTTATGAACGCACATTAATGAAAACCGAGGAGCAAAAAATACAAGGCGATATTTCGCTGACGAAAACAGTGAGTAGTAATTAA
- a CDS encoding LacI family DNA-binding transcriptional regulator, which yields MSTINDVSRLAGVSKATVSRVLSGSRGVKETSRLAVLKAVDELKYRPNVIAQSLLSQSTGCIGVICAQDNINQTTGYLYALEKHFSRHQKHLLLRFASSRAEVLSVLDELTSGLCDDILIIGARFPLNLPDKNIILIDCMEADATNSLQFDHAFATETACNYLIRQGRRQIALINPSASSSAEQVLLGYKRALENNFLPFNRNLIFMDASSSSSVALQVLLNNSTTLNFNALLVADELEAKRVITQLQAFNKSVPKDIMVFSLAGSLDIPGIPAIPAIEYSMDAVAARIVSWLNEKTQDVLSSYVLRGDLIIPDMANQK from the coding sequence ATGTCTACAATCAACGATGTATCGCGTTTAGCTGGGGTGTCCAAAGCCACAGTCTCCCGGGTGTTGAGTGGTTCGCGCGGCGTGAAGGAAACTAGCCGTCTGGCGGTGTTAAAGGCCGTTGATGAGCTTAAATATCGGCCAAACGTTATTGCTCAATCGCTGTTAAGCCAGTCAACCGGATGTATTGGTGTCATTTGCGCGCAGGACAACATCAACCAAACGACTGGCTATCTCTATGCGCTGGAAAAACACTTTAGTCGGCATCAGAAGCATCTCTTGTTACGGTTTGCCAGCAGTAGGGCAGAAGTGCTGAGTGTGCTGGATGAACTGACTAGCGGGTTGTGTGATGATATTTTAATTATCGGCGCACGCTTTCCGCTGAATCTGCCCGATAAGAACATTATTCTGATTGATTGCATGGAGGCTGACGCCACCAACAGTCTGCAATTCGATCATGCTTTTGCTACAGAAACAGCATGTAACTACCTGATTCGTCAGGGTAGACGACAAATCGCGCTGATTAATCCCTCTGCCAGCAGCTCGGCGGAACAGGTGTTATTAGGGTACAAGCGAGCGCTAGAAAATAACTTTCTGCCGTTTAACCGCAACTTGATTTTTATGGATGCGTCTTCATCGTCGTCGGTGGCGCTGCAAGTGTTGCTCAATAACAGTACGACGCTGAATTTCAATGCGCTTCTGGTAGCCGATGAGTTGGAAGCAAAACGCGTTATCACCCAGCTTCAGGCGTTTAATAAATCAGTACCGAAAGACATTATGGTATTCAGCCTTGCTGGTTCTCTCGATATTCCGGGCATTCCCGCGATACCCGCAATTGAATATTCGATGGATGCAGTGGCAGCCAGAATTGTGTCTTGGCTCAATGAAAAAACGCAAGATGTACTAAGCTCGTATGTTTTACGGGGAGATTTAATCATTCCAGATATGGCTAACCAGAAATAA
- the znuB gene encoding zinc ABC transporter permease subunit ZnuB, with protein sequence MIELLFPGWLAGILLAIAAGPLGSFVVWRRMSYFGDTLAHASLLGVAFGLLLNINLFAAVIAVTLILALGLVWLERRPYLAVDTLLGIMAHSALSLGLVVVSLMNNVRVDLMAYLFGDLLSVTTEDLWVIGAGVIVVVAVMRWQWRALLSMTISPELAHVDGVKLQRTKLLLMLTTALTIGIAMKFVGALIITSLLIIPAASARRFARTPEQMASIAIIVGMIAVTGGLAFSAGYNTPAGPSVVLCASLLFIASLLKPQPA encoded by the coding sequence ATGATAGAGCTACTGTTTCCCGGTTGGCTAGCGGGGATTTTACTGGCTATTGCCGCAGGCCCGCTCGGTTCGTTCGTCGTCTGGCGACGGATGTCTTACTTTGGCGATACGCTGGCGCACGCTTCCTTGCTCGGCGTCGCCTTCGGCCTGCTGCTGAATATTAACCTGTTTGCTGCCGTCATCGCCGTAACGCTCATTCTGGCACTGGGTCTCGTCTGGCTGGAACGGCGTCCCTATCTGGCCGTCGATACGTTACTCGGCATCATGGCACACAGCGCGCTCTCGCTTGGATTAGTGGTCGTCAGTCTAATGAACAATGTACGTGTGGATCTGATGGCTTACCTGTTTGGCGATTTGCTCTCCGTCACAACAGAGGATCTGTGGGTGATCGGCGCTGGTGTGATCGTCGTTGTCGCCGTCATGCGTTGGCAATGGCGTGCGCTGCTTTCCATGACGATTAGCCCGGAGTTGGCACACGTCGATGGCGTGAAGCTCCAGCGCACCAAGCTGCTACTGATGCTGACCACCGCGTTAACCATTGGTATCGCCATGAAATTTGTTGGCGCATTGATCATTACATCACTGCTGATTATTCCTGCCGCCAGTGCCCGACGCTTCGCACGGACGCCGGAACAAATGGCAAGCATCGCGATTATTGTTGGCATGATTGCCGTGACAGGGGGATTGGCCTTCTCAGCGGGTTATAATACGCCAGCCGGGCCATCGGTGGTGCTGTGCGCATCGCTGCTGTTTATTGCCAGCTTGCTTAAACCACAACCCGCTTAG
- the znuC gene encoding zinc ABC transporter ATP-binding protein ZnuC, translating to MSTLVSLNNISVTFGSRKVLSDISLTLQEGRILTLLGPNGAGKSTLVRVVLGLLSPTSGSLVRDPALRIGYVPQKLHLDTTLPLTVSRFMQLRPGVKKQDILPALKRVQAAHLLEQPMQKLSGGETQRVLLARALLNQPQLLVLDEPTQGVDVNGQLALYDLINQLRQEFHCGVLMVSHDLHLVMAKTDEVLCLNQHVCCSGTPEVVSLHPEFLAMFGHRGTEQLAIYRHHHNHRHDLQGRIILKRQEGNDA from the coding sequence ATGTCTACATTGGTATCACTTAATAATATTTCAGTGACATTTGGCAGCCGAAAGGTGCTGTCAGATATCTCTCTGACCTTACAAGAAGGTCGAATCCTGACGCTGCTTGGGCCGAACGGCGCAGGAAAATCGACGTTAGTACGTGTGGTTCTGGGGCTACTTTCTCCCACTTCTGGCTCGCTGGTTCGCGATCCAGCGCTACGTATCGGTTACGTGCCGCAGAAACTACATCTGGACACCACCCTGCCCTTGACCGTCAGCCGTTTTATGCAACTGCGCCCCGGCGTGAAAAAGCAGGATATTTTACCCGCCCTTAAACGCGTTCAGGCTGCGCACCTGCTGGAACAGCCGATGCAGAAACTCTCCGGTGGCGAAACCCAACGCGTCCTGTTAGCCCGCGCACTGCTCAACCAGCCCCAACTTTTGGTTCTGGATGAACCGACACAGGGTGTCGACGTCAATGGGCAACTGGCGCTGTACGACCTGATTAATCAGCTACGGCAAGAATTCCACTGCGGCGTACTGATGGTGTCACACGATCTGCATTTGGTGATGGCGAAAACCGATGAAGTCCTCTGCCTTAATCAACATGTTTGCTGCTCCGGCACGCCCGAAGTGGTTTCCCTTCACCCCGAATTTTTAGCCATGTTTGGTCACCGCGGCACCGAGCAATTGGCAATTTATCGCCATCACCATAATCATCGCCACGACCTGCAAGGGCGTATCATTCTAAAAAGACAAGAGGGAAACGACGCATGA